Genomic window (Corynebacterium simulans):
GCCAACATCCGTCTGCAGAACCAGCTGGTCGACGTTGCTGGTGGCTACACCCGCGACTTCACCCAGGAAGGCGCACCGCAGTCCTTCATCTTCGACGCTTGCGAGAACTACAAGGCAGCTGGCATCCCGCTGGTTGTTATCGCTGGCAAGGAGTACGGCACCGGTTCTTCCCGTGACTGGGCTGCTAAGGGCACCAACCTGCTTGGCGTCAAGGCTGTCATTACCGAGTCCTTCGAGCGTATCCACCGCTCCAACCTCATCGGTATGGGCGTTATCCCACTGCAGTTCCCAGAGGGCGAGTCCCACGAGTCCCTCGGCCTAGATGGCACCGAGACCTTCGACATCGAAGGCATCTCTGCTCTCAACGAGGGTGGCATCCCGAAGTCGGTTCACGTAACCGCTACCAAGGAATCTGGCGAGACCGTCGAGTTCGACGCTAAGGTCCGCATCGATACCCCGGGTGAGGCCGACTACTACCGCCACGGCGGCATCCTGCAGTACGTGCTGCGCCAGATGGTTAAGGCTTAAGGTCTTCACACCATCTAATTCCTAGGTAAAACCCTAGGTAGAGCGGGGACCGCAAGTTATCTTGCGGTCCCCCTTTTAGACTTGACCAGGGGAATCCAAGCTCCGGTTAGAACTTAATATTTTTAACTTGCCATCTAGAAGAAACGGATTTTCTATGCCCATCGTGAGTGATGCTGAGCTCAACCGACGTCGACATGACATCCTCGTCGGTGCACGCAAGTGTTTCGCCGAGCATGGCTACGAGGGAGCTACGGTCCGCCTTCTAGAAGAGGCCACGGGCAAGTCCCGCGGCGCCATCTTCCACCACTTCGGCGACAAAGAGTCATTGTTCTTGGCGCTGGCGCGTGAAGACGCTGCCCGCCAGGCGGAGGTCGTTGCGAATAACGGCTTGGTCGAAGTAATGAGTGAAATGCTCCGCCACCCAGAGCGCCACGATTGGCTGGCTACTCGGTTGGAGATCTCATCGCTGCTGCGGACCGATCCTTCGTTCCGCGCGCGGTGGGTGGACCAACAATCGGTGCTTTCCGACGCAGTCCGTGCCCGCCTACAGTCCAACGCTGAGGAAGGTCGAATGCGCGACGACGTCAGCGTGGACACGTTGGTGCTCTACCTCGAGACCTTCATGGATGGCTTCATTTCCCGCCTGGCTCTCGGTGACCACGCTGGTCTTAGCGCTGTGCTAGACCTCGTGGAGCAAACCATCCGTAAAGATAAAGCGGGTGCCTAGCCGGCTTAAATACTGCTGACTGGATTCTCGCCATCGATGAAAGCCAACGGGCTAGCCGGAAGGCTCTCGCGGCCAACAACTTCAGTAATCACCTCGGCAACCAGCTCACGGCTAGTCTGGCCGTGAGGATTCGTATCCTCGATTACCTCGATGCCGCCCGCTGGCTCTTCCGTAAGCGCAGAAGGGCCGAGGATGACATAGTTCAGTTCAGAAGAATTCAGGCGGTTGTCTACCGCCTTCTTTGACTCAACGTAGGCGTACCAAGACTCATCATTGGGATCGGTCTCGTTGTGCGTTGCGCCAACGTAGGAGATCATCACGTAATCAGGTACCTTTTTGCCCTCTGCTTTGAGCAGCTCTAGGGCGTCGATAGTTGCCATTGCGCCATCGCGATCTACAGCCCAGGTAAGGTCTGCGCCGCCACGTCCGCCGTTACCGGCACCCCACACCACGACGTCGAAGTTTGCGAAGAGCTCAGCCCATTCTTGCGCGCTGGTTTTTGTGATGTCCTTCAGCACTGCGGTAGCGCCTAGGTTTTCAATCTCTTCCACTTGGGACTCGGAGCGGATCAGCGAATGAACGCTGTGGCCCGCTTTGACCATCTTCGGGGTGGCAAGCAGACCGACCTTTCCGTGTCCGCCAATGTACAGTACTTTCTTTTTCGTCAAAGTCATGGCCCCACCGTACGTGAAAGGCGATAGAATTTAATCCATGATTGCCATCATGACTGTTACCGGTGCGGATAGCACCGGAATTATCGCTTCTGTTACAACCAGTCTCGCTGAACTTGGAGTCAACATCGTTGACGTCTCCCAGACCTTGATGTCTGGCTTCTTCACGATGATTCTGCGCGTGGAATTCGATGAATCGCAGGTTACGATTCAGCAGATTCAGGAGGCCATGAACAAGGTGGGTGAAGACATTAACCAGTCCATCCGCGTTCAATCCGAGGCGCTGTTTACAGCGATGAACGAGATCTAAATATGCTCAATCGATTCAATACTGCAAGCATCCTCGACACAATCGAGATGATCGATAAGTACCGTCTCGATATCCGTACCGTCACCATGGGCATCTCGCTGCTTAGCTGCACGCGCTCTTCTATGGACGCTACAGCACAGGCTGTCTATGACTTGGTCACCGAGCGTGCCAAGCACTTAGTTGAGGTCTGCGAAGG
Coding sequences:
- a CDS encoding TetR/AcrR family transcriptional regulator, with amino-acid sequence MPIVSDAELNRRRHDILVGARKCFAEHGYEGATVRLLEEATGKSRGAIFHHFGDKESLFLALAREDAARQAEVVANNGLVEVMSEMLRHPERHDWLATRLEISSLLRTDPSFRARWVDQQSVLSDAVRARLQSNAEEGRMRDDVSVDTLVLYLETFMDGFISRLALGDHAGLSAVLDLVEQTIRKDKAGA
- a CDS encoding NAD(P)-binding oxidoreductase, producing the protein MTLTKKKVLYIGGHGKVGLLATPKMVKAGHSVHSLIRSESQVEEIENLGATAVLKDITKTSAQEWAELFANFDVVVWGAGNGGRGGADLTWAVDRDGAMATIDALELLKAEGKKVPDYVMISYVGATHNETDPNDESWYAYVESKKAVDNRLNSSELNYVILGPSALTEEPAGGIEVIEDTNPHGQTSRELVAEVITEVVGRESLPASPLAFIDGENPVSSI
- a CDS encoding ACT domain-containing protein, encoding MIAIMTVTGADSTGIIASVTTSLAELGVNIVDVSQTLMSGFFTMILRVEFDESQVTIQQIQEAMNKVGEDINQSIRVQSEALFTAMNEI